One region of Parerythrobacter jejuensis genomic DNA includes:
- a CDS encoding ATP-binding protein produces MNARAETRPSLAGLAERYLLALAPSPVPAGIANDTSGPLDPTGLGGQIAAIARNPSQRDSRLLALQSAFGFGDPELLAAALAYRVETDPYFAHQIARFQEPLGKGHILIGFLASAFGLDDAGILELAGGGAVASGLLDVGTEDAVLCERGLVMPQAMLAAVGGHPRKESFANPLDPLSVKFAPAQRDQMADLSTWLSGGTGRVLHVANADREEALAFAHQLAARRQEEPVVIDSAAPAPPAWLHLRRALPIISVDLGVGEHWSFPQQVCAHTPCIIVSGLDGKIDCARPIRTWQGGALDCHEREQVWQDWGYPAAEAVSLANRYRQGAGAIARAARSMESQADPGCAIAHTTPALDLLAQRCKSADIPEDALIATPDLRDSLRQVEQRILLRERLSDNLGPALTARYRPGVRALFTGESGTGKTLAASWLSARLGLPLYRVDMAALSSKWIGETEKNLSQLLSAAETSDAILFFDEADALFGSRTDVSDSNDRHANAQTNFLLQRIEDFEGIALLTTNSRDRFDSAFVRRLDAILEFPLPDAAARRQLWLSHLGDHHSLTGADIDILARELDLAGGHIRNVVLGAAIRARIEERAINRADLFSAIADELEKLGRATPEIFPTLES; encoded by the coding sequence ATGAACGCGCGTGCCGAGACGCGACCAAGCCTTGCCGGACTGGCCGAGAGATATCTTCTGGCATTGGCGCCAAGCCCTGTACCGGCAGGAATAGCGAACGATACGAGCGGACCGCTCGATCCGACGGGCTTGGGCGGGCAAATCGCCGCCATCGCCCGCAACCCCTCGCAGCGCGACAGCCGATTGTTGGCGTTGCAAAGTGCTTTCGGCTTCGGTGATCCGGAATTGCTCGCCGCCGCTCTCGCCTACAGGGTCGAGACCGATCCCTATTTCGCGCATCAGATTGCCCGTTTCCAGGAACCGCTTGGCAAGGGGCATATCCTGATCGGGTTCCTCGCATCGGCCTTCGGGCTGGATGACGCAGGCATCCTCGAACTGGCCGGTGGGGGTGCGGTCGCATCCGGCTTGCTGGATGTCGGGACAGAGGACGCAGTCCTGTGCGAGCGCGGCCTTGTCATGCCACAGGCTATGCTGGCGGCGGTTGGTGGGCATCCCCGCAAGGAAAGCTTCGCTAACCCGCTTGATCCGCTCTCGGTCAAGTTTGCGCCCGCTCAGCGCGATCAGATGGCAGACTTGAGCACTTGGCTATCAGGCGGGACAGGCCGTGTCCTCCACGTTGCCAATGCCGATCGGGAAGAGGCCCTAGCCTTTGCCCACCAATTGGCGGCCCGGCGTCAAGAGGAGCCGGTGGTCATCGACTCCGCGGCCCCCGCGCCGCCCGCATGGCTGCATTTGCGCCGGGCATTGCCCATCATCAGCGTCGATCTGGGGGTCGGCGAACACTGGTCTTTCCCCCAGCAAGTGTGTGCCCACACACCTTGCATCATCGTATCCGGGCTCGACGGGAAGATCGATTGTGCGCGGCCGATCCGCACATGGCAGGGCGGCGCGCTCGATTGCCATGAGCGCGAGCAGGTCTGGCAGGATTGGGGATACCCTGCCGCAGAGGCCGTGTCGCTTGCCAATCGGTACCGGCAGGGTGCCGGAGCAATCGCCCGCGCGGCACGATCGATGGAGAGCCAAGCCGATCCAGGGTGTGCAATTGCGCATACAACCCCGGCGCTCGACTTGCTCGCCCAGCGGTGCAAATCTGCCGATATTCCCGAAGACGCGCTTATCGCAACGCCCGATTTGCGCGACTCCCTGCGCCAAGTCGAGCAGCGGATCCTGCTGCGCGAAAGACTGAGCGACAATCTTGGGCCGGCATTGACGGCACGCTATCGCCCTGGTGTCCGCGCCCTGTTCACAGGCGAATCCGGTACCGGCAAAACCCTGGCCGCGTCTTGGCTCAGCGCCCGGCTCGGCCTTCCGCTCTACCGGGTCGATATGGCAGCCCTGAGCAGCAAGTGGATTGGCGAGACCGAGAAGAACCTGTCGCAATTGCTTTCGGCCGCAGAAACGAGCGATGCGATCCTGTTCTTCGACGAAGCCGACGCCCTGTTCGGGTCCCGCACGGATGTCAGCGACAGCAATGACCGGCACGCCAATGCACAAACCAATTTCCTGCTCCAGCGGATCGAGGATTTTGAAGGTATCGCATTACTGACCACAAACAGCCGCGACCGCTTTGACAGCGCATTTGTCCGGCGCCTTGACGCCATCCTTGAATTCCCGTTGCCGGACGCAGCGGCGAGACGCCAGCTATGGCTTTCGCACCTGGGGGATCATCATTCCCTCACCGGTGCCGATATCGACATTCTGGCGCGAGAACTGGATCTTGCAGGAGGCCATATCCGCAATGTCGTACTGGGCGCGGCGATCCGGGCCCGAATAGAAGAGCGGGCGATCAACCGGGCTGACCTCTTCAGCGCGATAGCGGATGAATTGGAGAAGCTGGGGCGCGCCACGCCTGAAATTTTCCCGACACTGGAATCATGA
- a CDS encoding phage tail protein, with translation MDVNNVPFWQWRGASAFGLGPDAPFPATPDTVAWDAADNALTIARGEPEPELVEDEARARDLINRPSAICDSVGSFAWWDDASGHLLASGFALDPIRLADGLDDNPVIRRPSDMGFADDVAWLARDGKVAAIDMRQRWPVEIARANGFNASLISAAPASAPWALAIDTGKIARVLGSPMPEIARRVAPDDAFVPDDPDPEDLRIRIEADVRIPDPLEPVALRAGPDDQLAILCWNPGENAELLIYRHGEELRRQPLAGIRFPISLAWDGDDQLCLLATDGAGLANRVFAFDVAQIGQTDAPLTPNGRFIPLIDHAGHGLCDGPWEQAFHIVQRERPQPHLGLQRLRSISRLGHARAGSVMIGPIDSGRYDCDWHRFYCEARFPEGCGARIALHASNRPSRPDTPANSANREGWALHLAGSATAWENAPEDLYQPQWPRAAWSHSASEIAGHTGFLPCPREQGKAGLFSCLIQDGRTQVRRVSGRYLYLHLELTGDGQRSPELYGLRVYGNRFSYRDRYLPELYGETVSGPDAAEAGNATGADFLERLVHLMEGPMTEIEGRVAQGWTVSDPLTVPADGLDWLASWTGFDFGDDTDLARKRQKLLCAPHLRRLNGTLAGLNAILELETGGHLIRGGQFDPDLPAPRPGQLAQIEIAGQSYRALVLSIADPRGGGQAEVLIGGGVTRGSIVTLEGFRLRRTFATILGADLADESDPMLLGMVRSGNSVVGDSLILGAEERADLLAHFRSDLPMTASEEDDLAEFYRKLAHSVMVLVHKETLADPVDAERLMREARGMAPAHVETTLLRMTAPFMVGAASLVGIDSFLTDPAQPDPFRVESSDLSSGDVLMGTGALDRRSDGPVDPAPVAHAAGPDTVSSSDGFWLDASNSAAARGRRINRYIWTWQ, from the coding sequence ATGGACGTAAACAACGTCCCCTTCTGGCAATGGCGCGGGGCCAGCGCATTCGGGCTTGGGCCAGACGCGCCTTTCCCCGCCACGCCCGACACGGTCGCGTGGGATGCCGCTGACAATGCGCTGACTATCGCCCGCGGAGAGCCCGAGCCTGAATTGGTCGAGGACGAGGCGCGTGCGCGGGACCTGATCAATCGCCCGTCTGCAATTTGCGATAGTGTGGGCAGCTTCGCTTGGTGGGATGATGCCAGCGGGCATTTGCTCGCCAGCGGCTTCGCTCTCGATCCGATCCGGCTTGCCGATGGTCTGGACGACAATCCCGTGATCCGCCGGCCCAGCGATATGGGGTTTGCCGACGATGTCGCCTGGCTTGCACGTGACGGAAAGGTCGCGGCCATTGATATGCGCCAGCGCTGGCCAGTCGAAATCGCCCGCGCCAATGGCTTCAACGCCAGCCTGATCAGCGCTGCACCGGCATCGGCCCCTTGGGCCCTGGCGATCGATACTGGCAAAATCGCGAGAGTGCTGGGCAGCCCGATGCCTGAGATCGCCCGGCGCGTTGCCCCGGACGATGCCTTCGTGCCTGATGATCCAGACCCCGAAGACCTGCGGATCAGGATCGAGGCAGATGTGCGCATTCCCGACCCTCTCGAGCCAGTTGCTCTAAGGGCCGGTCCGGATGACCAGCTCGCGATCCTGTGCTGGAACCCGGGCGAGAATGCAGAGCTGCTGATCTACCGGCACGGCGAGGAACTTCGGCGCCAACCCCTGGCCGGGATACGATTCCCGATTTCATTGGCCTGGGATGGCGACGACCAGCTGTGCCTGCTTGCAACCGACGGCGCAGGCCTGGCCAACCGGGTCTTTGCCTTCGATGTCGCGCAGATTGGCCAAACCGACGCGCCGCTGACGCCTAACGGACGCTTCATTCCCCTGATTGACCATGCAGGGCACGGCTTGTGCGACGGCCCGTGGGAACAGGCGTTTCACATCGTCCAGCGTGAGCGGCCGCAACCCCATCTCGGCTTGCAAAGGCTACGCTCCATTTCACGGCTCGGCCATGCGCGCGCCGGGAGCGTGATGATCGGGCCAATCGACAGCGGCCGATATGATTGCGACTGGCACCGGTTCTATTGCGAAGCCCGTTTCCCCGAAGGCTGCGGTGCCCGTATCGCCCTTCACGCCAGCAATCGCCCCAGCCGACCAGACACGCCCGCCAATTCTGCCAACCGCGAAGGCTGGGCCCTGCATCTGGCAGGCAGCGCTACGGCGTGGGAGAATGCGCCGGAAGATCTTTACCAACCGCAATGGCCGCGCGCGGCCTGGTCCCATTCGGCCAGCGAGATTGCAGGCCATACCGGCTTCCTTCCCTGCCCCCGCGAACAGGGCAAGGCTGGGCTGTTTTCCTGCCTGATCCAGGATGGACGGACGCAAGTGAGGCGGGTGAGCGGGCGCTATCTCTATCTCCATCTCGAACTGACCGGAGACGGTCAGCGCAGCCCCGAACTCTATGGATTGCGGGTCTACGGAAACCGTTTCTCCTATCGTGACCGCTATCTGCCCGAGCTTTATGGCGAAACGGTTTCAGGCCCCGACGCAGCAGAGGCTGGCAATGCCACAGGGGCCGATTTCCTCGAGCGCCTGGTCCACCTGATGGAAGGCCCGATGACCGAAATCGAGGGCCGCGTGGCGCAAGGTTGGACCGTCTCCGACCCGCTGACCGTTCCCGCGGACGGGCTTGACTGGCTGGCCAGTTGGACGGGCTTCGACTTCGGGGACGACACCGACCTCGCGCGCAAGAGGCAGAAGCTGCTGTGCGCCCCGCATCTGCGCCGCCTGAACGGCACGCTGGCGGGGTTGAATGCAATTCTCGAGCTCGAAACAGGTGGGCACCTTATTCGGGGCGGGCAGTTCGATCCCGATCTACCCGCACCGCGCCCGGGGCAATTGGCGCAAATCGAGATCGCTGGCCAAAGCTATCGCGCGCTGGTGCTTTCGATTGCGGACCCTCGCGGCGGCGGCCAAGCAGAAGTCTTGATCGGCGGCGGGGTGACCCGTGGAAGTATCGTGACGCTGGAAGGTTTCCGCCTGCGGCGCACCTTCGCCACCATCCTGGGTGCCGATCTCGCCGATGAAAGCGACCCGATGCTGCTCGGCATGGTCCGGTCGGGAAATTCGGTTGTCGGCGACAGCTTGATCCTCGGCGCTGAAGAGCGTGCCGATTTGCTTGCACATTTTCGCAGCGACTTACCGATGACCGCCTCCGAAGAGGACGATCTCGCCGAATTCTACCGCAAGCTCGCCCACTCTGTCATGGTGCTGGTCCACAAGGAAACACTGGCCGATCCCGTCGATGCAGAACGTCTCATGCGTGAGGCACGAGGCATGGCGCCCGCCCATGTTGAAACAACGCTATTGCGGATGACCGCACCCTTCATGGTGGGCGCTGCGTCGCTGGTCGGGATCGACAGCTTCCTGACCGACCCGGCCCAGCCGGACCCGTTCCGCGTGGAGAGCAGCGATTTGTCATCAGGAGATGTCCTGATGGGTACCGGCGCTCTCGACCGGCGCAGCGACGGCCCCGTCGATCCGGCCCCGGTCGCCCATGCCGCCGGGCCCGACACCGTTTCATCATCCGACGGATTTTGGCTCGATGCCAGCAATTCCGCGGCGGCGCGAGGGCGCAGGATCAATCGATACATCTGGACTTGGCAATGA